Within Channa argus isolate prfri chromosome 4, Channa argus male v1.0, whole genome shotgun sequence, the genomic segment CTCCACCAACTGGCCgaggcctttctgtgtagagttttcATGTTCTTCTTGTGCTTGAATGCGTTTTGTCCAGGtattccagtttcctcccacagtccaaaagcatgaatgttaggttaattggtgactgtacATTGGTTGTCGGTCTATTGTATGTctctctgagatagactggagacctgttcagggtggaccccacctctgacccagtgacagctggaataggctccagctccctgCAACCCTGAGAAAAATATGCGGTTATAGATAATAGATGGTtaataataatagataataGATGGTTAATAATAAATCTGTAGCCAACTCTCAAACATTGTCTGTTTATATGAGACAATATATCCTGTtctgttaaatacattttgatccTTTTAGTTTAGGACAGTTCCATCTCCATTGTGAATTAAACATAATAACAGAGCATGGATCAGTGAGTGAACTACTTTTCTACACacctcattttatttattatgaaagcaaaatataaaatagaggtagaaatttaaatgaatgctCTATCATGGAACTGAAACCTATTTTCACTATTAATGAATATTCTCCACCACATACTGTCAAGAATTTTCAGTGGAACCACATACTATTGTCCATGCAAACTGTTAATtgaggggtgactgtggcgcagcaaggtagagcggttgtccaccaatctcacagttgctggtttaatccccggctctcttctggtcacatgtcgaagtgtccttgagcaagacactgaaccccatcttagttgctcctgatgagtgttggacagctgcatagcagctcccccactggtgtatgagtgtgtgtgagtgtgaatgggtgaataagaagcagtgtaaagcgctttgagtgccaataggtagaaaagcactatataagtgcagaacatttacatgaacattttaattgtCAGAAGGATGATGTTTTCTGGTCATATGGCAGAAATTGGCCTTTAAGAACTGTTAGGGCAGTAAGTACAGGCTTGTAAGGATAATCCAGTACTATTTATTTGGTTTGGCTTCTTGTGTATGTGTCCTTGTACAGGAAATCAGTCATGACACAAAGAAATTTCGGTTTGGCCTTCCATCTGGAGCTCATATCCTTGGACTACCAGTAGGTACTGGAACACTTCTtgtctcttctcttttcatGAAACTTGAACAGAAAGACCAATAAAATCATTATCTGATCTTTCAGATAATCTTGAACTTTggcaataaaagacattttaagcTATGTCTGTgtgcttaaattaaaaaagtaactaGTTGCAAATGTCAGTATAATATAGCGTAAGCATGGAGAGAATCCTGTGGAGGTGAAAGAATTTCACAGagttcacatactgtacagcttGTTCCAATCACAACACAGTCCTAGTGCTTTGCTCGTGCTTCTGTTCCCTTAAACCCACCAGTTCACTTGTCCCCACTGCTCTCTGCACCAGGTCAACACGTGTACCTATCAGCCAAGGTAAATGGCAGCCTGGTTGTCAGGGCCTACACTCCAGTCTCCAGCAATGAGAACCAGGGATATGTTGACCTTGTGGTAAAGGTAATTACAATTATTAACAGTGAAtaaaacaacagacacacacattaacatagTTTGGCCAAGAGGTAAACATCAGAGTGTTTTGTGGCAAGActaagaaaaagatgaaaacttAATTTGGATTTCAAGACACTTTGGAAATTTTTTCTTATAGCTGCATAAATAGAGCATCtttcaccctttttttttagttttccatCAATTCTCATAGGTGTCATCAGTGTCAGTTccagattaaacaaaaaaaatatttaaagtgaaatttacGTGTTTTCCAAATACCACATTTATGCAAGATAGACTAATTGATGTCTCTTTTGCTACATAGAAGTTTGCAGTTACATTTACTTAAACATTAATCAAACCTTTAAAAGACCAAGTAATTGTTACTTTTATTAGGGCTTCAAACATCCATTATACATAAATGACCACAACAACTAGTGATTGAGAAAgggcagattttgttttattgcattggGTCTGTCAGGTTCTAGGCTTGAATTGTGCCAGGCTGCTCGGACCCCACCTACATCAGGCAAACTGAACTGGTGTAGTAACACCACTGTACCTATGTTGCTTCTTGATTGTTGTGAGTTAACATGATTCAAAGACACTTGGTAAATTGCTTAGGGTAGCTACAGTACGGTGCTAATTTCTGCTGGTTGTCTAAATAAGCAACTGTTTCCATATCAGCTTATAGAATATAGATATTGTCGCCACCAAAGAATTAATACTGATTGAAGCTCAAGCTCTATTATTGATGCTGCTTGTCCCCAGACCTACACCCAGCTCCTCAAACCTTGTCTTGGTAACTAGCAATGCTATGTAAAAAGCCATTTTAATCCTGTAAAACCACTTATACTGTAGGGCAATAACAGATCTAATGTGAGACTAAACCTGTTGTGTTCATCTTGTAACATTTCCAGGTGTATTACAAGAACTGTCACCCTTCCTTTCCAGAAGGAGGGAAGATGTCTCAGTATCTGGACAACATGTCTATAGGAGATACCATTGATTTCAGAGGACCCAATGGACTGCTGGTGTATAAGGGAaatggtgtgtgtttttgttagtaataaaacaaataatcgGGAAAAACGTGAGATATTTAAGCACTTGCACAGTTGATACCTTCACCAGCAGATGTCAGTGTGATACAGTAAAATCCTGAAAGGTTCAGGCTCCTGCAACACAAACTGAgacctcctctcttctcattaGGTCAGTTCTCCATCCGACCAGACAAGAAGTCGGAGCCCAAGGTTCAGAGATTTAAGCATGTTGGAATGATCGCTGGAGGAACaggttcatttacatttctattcaaatgatatgaaatattcaaatgtaCCATAATGCTTGTACTTTATTCAGAGGTAGACCACAGAGGCTCTGCAGGGTGAAATCTCCTGCTTTTtaagggagaaaaagaagtgaTTCCTTAATTGCTCTTTGAAGAGCCTCCATCATAGCTCATGCTCTGTACCTGTGCTGCTTTATTCAATGCTGGGGAACAGTGAAAGTAAACGTTCAGGATGAATTGATGATACTTTGCTTGCAGCTTTGCTGTTGACATACTGTTTTTTTGGGAGAAGACATTTCCCTCTTTATTTCCCTCTGTTAGATACAGTATAAATCCTCCTTTGTGGCttactgcagtgtgtttttccatcacaGGTATCACTCCTATGCTGCAGTTAATTCGTAAGATCACAGCAGACCCCACTGACCACACCAAGTGCTCACTCATATTTGCCAACCAGGTCTGCTTTGCAAAGTTTTGGGGAGAAATCTGTCCTTGTGTCTAGTATTTAAGTGCAGTATTACTGCTCATAAATAGAAAATCCTCTGAAGAAatgacatttctctcttttgtatGCTCTCCATCAGACTGAAAAGGACATCCTCTTGAGAGAAGAGCtggaggaggtgaagaagaACCATCCTGACAAAGTGAAGCTCTGGTATACACTGGACAAACCTCCACAAGGTAAGGCTGCAGGGCTTTCAAATCATTTCAGTTAATTGCTTTAGTTTAAAAGACTgaaaactatattttaaaaaatatattttattttattcatttcaagcagcagcagctgttttcagttatatcatttaaaaaacactgtgtgttgCCTACTAACTAAGGAGAGAGGGGCAACATTAGCAACAGGCTGGTGAACACAGTGGATGATTTAGCAACCGAAGAGCTCCATATTCTTCTGAGCAATCTGTGTGGAGATGATCTAGAACTGGGCACTAATGTGGTGGCCAGGAACAGGAAATGTTGCTCCATACCTGCTAGATATGAGGCAACAATTTTGTGAACATGTTGGCCAGATTAACTTTAAAAGTCCATCGGGTGTCAAATCTAATTCTGTGACATGAAACAAGATTCTTGTATAGCATCAATCTATGTGCACCATCAATAAATTCATATCAACCCGCGAGAGGCTGTTTCTGAAgaaattttaattcattaaaagACTGAACTAATTGTATTCTTTACAGTGTCATTATCTTAAAGCTACAATTgcgggcctggtggctcaatgggtcgAGCATTGGTTTGGTATACAGAAGGCCGCCGAAGGGCATCCGGTCTAAACTCTTCAGGCGACCCCTGAAAAGTCAAGCTGAAAGCTCTTGATCTTTTTTGATCtatcttaaagctacaatatgcagcttTTTGGGATAAGAATTAATGGATACCAAAACTGAGCCCAATGGGACTCATCGGTACCAAAAGGTTTCAGACAGAAATCTAGAAAAGCATGTTCAGGTTTGGGTAGAGTTCAGTCAGAGAGGCTGACTGACTCAGGTCAGGTTTGGCCAGATGTCTCATTGCTATGCGCAAGGTACACTTTCAAATCAGCAAGTAATGCACTGGGTTTTAAGCTTCTCTGATGGAGCAGATCTTTACTAAAacaattttggaaaaaaaagcacattttgcaCAATTAATAATGTGCAAAGAATTGCATATGACAAAATCTAAAAACCTTGACCTTAAAAATGTTGCTTCTAAGACAATAAAAGCATTCTATAACATACTATAGTCCACGTGACTTTTGCAGCAGCAGTAGATTGGTATATTTGCCATATAATGGATGATTACATCACAGATTAATGACTGAGTGACCCATGATTCAATTTATCATGTTACTATCCAGGACATCCATGTGAGTGCAGTGCCAGACTAGATAAAGCTGAATACATTTGGTTTTGCTGAATTTAAGAGTGagaaaccaaacacaaaaactcCTCTGCTGGTAGAAAATCCCCGCAggctgaagtgggagatgggtTCAACAAGGTGCTGCAGTAGCTTAGCAAAATGCTCAGGTCTTCATTTGAATAATCCTTAAAGCGAGCAAAAATTATGAGCATAATATAGTTATATAATCGCTGTTTTGAAGGCCTTGTATTCTGTGCTGCGTGTCCTCATGAGTTCTGCACACAGATGTGCAAAAATTCAGCTGTCCTCATTATTCCTATGAAGAGGTGCACTTTCTCTAGGTTAGCAGGGTCATTATTTGGCTGCCTTGGAGGAAAACATGACTATCTGTGGATGAAAGTGCAAGTTAAACGAATCTCTTTGTATTTCTTCTCAATAACTCACAGACACTAGCAGCTGATATCTTTTATCATTtccctgaaataaaaaaagcagaggagaagagaTTTGGTTCTCCCCACCCTCTATCACTAGGCTTCCCTCTGctaaagcttaaaaaaagaggaagtgtgTTATTTTAgtcttaattttgttttctgatgaATAGGCCATAGATGTCCTAGTTTTAACCTGCTGCATTTTACTCATTTTCACATGTTGTTGCTGTTAATATACAAAGCTGTGTTCAAAAAGAAACAGGATGAAATTCTGTTCCACAGTCTCTCTGTTTCAACTGGGACTGAAACTACTACTacactgtctttgtgttttcctccaGGCTGGAGCTACAGTTCAGGATTTGTGACCTATGACATGATCAAAAACCATCTCCCTGCTCCATGCAATGATGTCCTTTTCGTCCTGTGTGGTCCTCCACCAATGATCCAGAATGCCTGTCTGCCGAATCTGGACAAGCTgggacacaaaaaagaaaatatcttttCATATTAATATAAAGATTGCTCACAGTGCTGCTTGGTAAAGTCACAAATCTACAGATCACtactctgtttttgtcattaacaAATGTTGATGACAGACCTATACCATAAAATTGGTACAAAACTGCCATCAAAATTACCCAGTGACATTTCTAGGGACTTCAGCATATCATTAAAGTGCTAATCTATGATGTCCTTTTATACCTGCCAACCCACCAGTCCATTTGAATATAAAACTGTCTTATAGGCCTTATTACATTTTTGGGAAATAAAGATAACATCTAAACAACAGTGctgatttatatatatatattttttcaaatgctgctcatgtattttactgaaattacaattttcccaaatgtttttactcttttataGGGTATTCACCACCCAAATAGATAAACAACACTATAATGTACAGTGGGCCTGTATATGTCTTTACAGCTAATAatcataaaacataatacaCATGTAATCAAtagtattgtattgtaattaGCAAGAATTACAATACTATTAAACTGTCATGTAAGACCAATACCTGTGTCGGCCTTGAGAGCTCAAAGTACTACTACAGAGGCAAACGCATGCAAATTGGCAAATAAGAACATGTCTTTTTAAACGCCAATTTTAAAGCAGGTGCAGCACTTAGGGGAAAAAGTGCAAACAAATCCAAATAGCTGAATGAAACAAATACTGATGAGTTGcaattacagaaaacatacTATTAGTGAAGATGTTTTCTTAATTTGCCTTTGATTTGTCTATTTGCCTTTGTTTTCTTGAGTTGCTCTTTGCtcagctctcagggccaccagaaataaaacaaagcttagattttaaaaagagctttgtattttatctgtaatattttgtcAGGTATGATGCAACAGATGATTCTGAGAAGTAGTTTTGTTATTACCGTACAGTCCTGTAGTTTAAAGTCTATGACGACGCGTTCAAGACCCGCTGGTAATATCTCCGACATCCCGTAAAGGGATCACCGGATCATGGGCGTGATTCTGTTCACCGCCAACATGTCGGCAAAGGAGTTTCTATAaaagtttacagtaaatatattgtaAGTTCGGGCGCAAAACAGTGAGCAGTAGCAGGAATATGGTGTGTGATTGTAGCGCAGACTTAGCCAAACCTTTTCAGAGTAATTTACTCTGTAGGTTTTTCATGATAGTAGTATTTACGAGCCTAAACTTACCGGTGTCTGAGTGTGAAGGAATCAGTCCGGAGAGATGTCTGGTCTGGGGTCCAGGGCTGAAGCCCGACGCAGTTTTACCAGTCCGCTACTTCTTTATTCAGGCAGTCGAttcaaaaggagaaaacatgacTGTGTCACCAGGTAAATGATTAACGTTACACACGCAGCCTGTGCTCCCaaaaaacccccccaaaaaagcagACCAAACATCGCCTGACTCTCAGAAAAAGCTAGTGAACGTTAGCTAAAGTGCGACGCCGTTTTGTAAGCTAACCGCAGACTATTGTGGCAACATATTCCTGAATATCATCATCAAACGAAGCTAGCTGTATTTAGCATTAAGGTTACACGTGCCACACGAAACATTTAAGTGCTTTTTAAATTGTCTGTGGTGCCATCTTTAACTCTAGTTTGTTTGATCATATGTCGGGGCTAAATGCCCTGATCAGAATCTAATGCAGTTTTTCCATTAAGCCCTGCTGCAATCTGTGTTACTGAAATGCTGTTCATATGTGGTGTGCAGGAAAAGACACGTTTAAAGTGAAGATAAGCTCATTGGACAAGAAGGAACACATCCGTATCCATGTCTCTCCACCTCTGGACAGAGGAGATGGGTCCTTCTTGGTCAGGTACCGGCTCTACAGCACCTCGCAGCAGGGTCTGCAGTTGGAAATCGTCCACCAAGATGCTGCTGTTGCCAAATCACCCTACATTGTCCAAGGTGTGTGATGTGGCGTTAAACAAAGGCACGTTCACTGGTGAAGTTATTTACAGAGGCAAGAAAAAGTATGTGGATCTTTTTAAATAGTCTGGGAAGAACATGCAGGACTGGGTGTCACATATAAAAAATGCATACACAGTTTAGCGCATGAACCTGACAGCTTTCTTATCTAACCCTGTACCATCTTTAACGTTCAGGTCCAGTCTACCATGAGTACTGTGACTGTCCTGAACCCGATGCCTCAGCCTGGCAGAGCGTCATGCAGTGTCCTGTTGAAGAACCTCAGATTGTGGCAGACTTCAAAACTTTTCCCACAGTGGACCTGGAGCGCCTCCGACAGGAAGTGCCTCAGCGATTCTCTAACAGAGGAGGCCTCGTTCACTATGCCATCATCGATAATCGGGTGTACCGCCGCACTCTGGGAAAATACACAGACTTCAAGATGTTCTCTGATGAAATGCTGCTCTCTCTAACACGGAAGgtaagactgtgtgtgtgttgaaatgaTTTGCAATGTTTGTGCACGTCTTCTTCCTACAGGTATGTGAATATTTCTGCCAAGAGACACCACAAGGCATTGTGTGATTACTGATTTCAAAGTCACAGGACTTTTAAATTTGCTCTTGGAGGTGAGGGTTCTTGATGTGGAGTTCTTCATCAATGTTGGTGACTGGCCGTTAGAGACGAGGAGTGCAGACGCTGTTCCAATCTTGTCATGGTGTGGTTCTACTGACACACGGGACATTGTCCTCCCTACTTATGAAGTCACACACTCCACCCTAGAGACCATGAGAGGTGTCACTAATGACCTGCTGTCTGTCCAGGGAAACACAggtatctcacacacacacactttctgtaGCAGCAATATAAAATACTGTCGTGTATGTTGTCAGTGTATGAGGAGaaagtttatacatttttcCTTAGAACCAAGGTTGCTTGGACTCTTATTTAAATCCAAGTCACTGTGACTGAGAAGTGCCATTactaaaactgacatttttactcAATACATTTGGAAATTGATGTATATCCAAAAAAGTATTTCAGACATGCATATTGTTATTATACAGACTTATAACAGTTTTTATAAACCATGCTTTGCTTTCCTTTGCATTTACACACAGCGTTTGTGCACAATTGGCGAAGTctctattttaaatgtttaaagtaacATTAAAGATTACTAAAGAGAACAAAATACTAACATTCTTGGATTTTCCTcttagcatttaaatgttttgaggtGTTTGCAGATAGACAAGACATCTTTGTCTGACTTTCCCAAAGCTGTATTTGTGTTAGTGGAGTTTGGGCTAGTCTTAGATTAGTTTGTCTAATAATTAGAtttgtgtgaaataaaactGGAATTTGATAGATTTGCATTAACTATGAGTCATAAGATGTAACCACCCTAACCTGAGGCttaatgtgtctctgtgttattGTATTGATCTACACCAGCttattattcttttatatttctaagtatcagcttttgttttgtgcctTTATTTCTTCGCATTTCCAGTCTTAGTCGGTAATGTTTGGATAATCTCTTTCCAGGACCTCCATGGGCAAACAAAACAGAGCGTGCCTTCTTTCGGGGTCGGGACAGTCGGGAAGAACGTCTTCAGATGGTCTCTCTATCCAAGAAATACCCTGAGCTGCTGGATGCAGGCATAACAGCCTGGTTCTTCTTCAGAGATAGGGAAAAACATGTAGGCAAAGCACCACTTGTTGGATTCTTTGAATTCTTTAAGGTGAggggaaatatattttatttctataacaTGAAACTgcaatatatacatttatgtgATTCCTAACCTTACTGTTATAAGtgcagtcaaataaaatctTAAGTACTATTACCTGTTCCTCTCTGTTAGTACAAATACCAGGTAAACGTGGATGGCACAGTGGCAGCGTATCGTTTTCCTTACCTGATGCTCGGGAACAGTCTGGTTCTGAAGCAGGACTCACAGTATTATGAACATTTCTACACTCATTTAAAGGCCGCCACACACTACGTTCCTGTGAAGAGAAACTTGTCAGACCTTTTGGAGAAAATCAAATGGGCAAAAGAGAATGATGCTGAAGCACAAGACATTGCTAGAGTGGGTCAGGCAGCAGCTAGAGAGCTGCTGCAGCCCAGCAGACTGTACTGTTACTACTACCAAGTGCTGCACATGTACTCGAAGCGACAAACAGGAAAGCCCACACGACATGCCGACATGGAGCTGGTGCCTCAGCCAGACGACCACACcgctctgtgcatgtgtgagcgAAAAAGCCACAAAGGAGAAACAAACCTGAAAGATGAACTATGATGGAATCTGTCACtagtctttattttttgccaaaGTTTGTCTGAGACATTCCTGACAAATGAATAGTGAAGGTAATTAAATGTTCGTAATGCTCACGAGAGAATGTGAATTTCACAGTTTACTTTTAAACAGGAAAATTATGAtcggtgcttttattttgtagaattGTCTTTTgtattgtgatttttaaaaaaatgtgtgtgtttagcaaTGTCAAAAAGTGAAGGTATAATTGCTGCTTTGTAAATGTGCCTTTGCATTCGATATTAgttatcttaaaataaaaaaattaaaattttttttttttttatttgaaattacagGTTCAAGATCATagacattatatatttttattttcattaaggaaggttttttttgtcaagTCCAGATCTTTTTGGACAACCCCCATACATCTGCCCATACAATTGGTACTATTACTTTCAAAAGACAGATTTTACGGTTCCGTGATGTATCAAAGCTAATATGCAATACTTTCATATTGTAAATCATAAACTGCTCACTACTGCAGCAATTCTAACAGCTCTGTGAAGCTGTACTTTCAGCACACTGCTAACATTATCATGCTGACAATGACATGCGTATAGGCAGTGTCCACCTTAGAAACCTTTTCAACATCAGGGCTGTTACAAAAGGACATACAAAAACCCGGGCAATGACATCTGCAATAGTCTCCAGCACCCCATGACACTAATCAGGTATGAGGTTTAGATAATGAATGACTAGGTGGATAATTTATACACTTTTGCTTCACTGGTGAATGTTTGATaaagatgacatttttaatagtGTACATTTTCCATCAATGTACTACGTTAACAATATTCAAAGACTACTacagcttattttaaaaaaaagacaaaatatagtTTGGTATGATTTCTGTATTAATATATATTAGaatgtgttttcatgcattgtgtgaatgtttgtctaaATTAAATGATCAGTCCCTTAATCTTATATTTCATAGCTACTACACCTATGGTAAAACTACATATGTCGCACTTGCTCAACAGTTCACTTAGCTTTCAATTTAATCCACTGTACTTTCCGTCAAGAACGACGAAACTTCTTAtggaataaacatgtttttatgaatCAGCAAAATAGTTCATGCAAAATGATTTTCCTGAAGCGGCTTTCTGATAATATGCAAAGCATCAATGTAAAAGAAGCCATGATTTAACTCTAGTTTAGATATTACCTAAACACAGAAGGTAGCTGCTTACAAAAACATGGAACCTGGTGCAGTGTGTAAAATCATTTGATACTTATTGCTACTGTATCTAACACAGAGGTTTAAAGAACATATTTCTGTTTCCCAGGTTTGTTTAAATGGGCAGCCATCACTTTCTTTCCGTGTCA encodes:
- the cyb5r2 gene encoding NADH-cytochrome b5 reductase 2 → MDQNMVIPVVAAVFVLLVTVLYFIFQDSSDDKNEQPVTLQDPTLKYSLPLINKQEISHDTKKFRFGLPSGAHILGLPVGQHVYLSAKVNGSLVVRAYTPVSSNENQGYVDLVVKVYYKNCHPSFPEGGKMSQYLDNMSIGDTIDFRGPNGLLVYKGNGQFSIRPDKKSEPKVQRFKHVGMIAGGTGITPMLQLIRKITADPTDHTKCSLIFANQTEKDILLREELEEVKKNHPDKVKLWYTLDKPPQGWSYSSGFVTYDMIKNHLPAPCNDVLFVLCGPPPMIQNACLPNLDKLGHKKENIFSY
- the poglut3 gene encoding protein O-glucosyltransferase 3 — its product is MVCDCSADLAKPFQSNLLCRFFMIVVFTSLNLPVSECEGISPERCLVWGPGLKPDAVLPVRYFFIQAVDSKGENMTVSPGKDTFKVKISSLDKKEHIRIHVSPPLDRGDGSFLVRYRLYSTSQQGLQLEIVHQDAAVAKSPYIVQGPVYHEYCDCPEPDASAWQSVMQCPVEEPQIVADFKTFPTVDLERLRQEVPQRFSNRGGLVHYAIIDNRVYRRTLGKYTDFKMFSDEMLLSLTRKVRVLDVEFFINVGDWPLETRSADAVPILSWCGSTDTRDIVLPTYEVTHSTLETMRGVTNDLLSVQGNTGPPWANKTERAFFRGRDSREERLQMVSLSKKYPELLDAGITAWFFFRDREKHVGKAPLVGFFEFFKYKYQVNVDGTVAAYRFPYLMLGNSLVLKQDSQYYEHFYTHLKAATHYVPVKRNLSDLLEKIKWAKENDAEAQDIARVGQAAARELLQPSRLYCYYYQVLHMYSKRQTGKPTRHADMELVPQPDDHTALCMCERKSHKGETNLKDEL